The Vibrio quintilis DNA window CCAGAATGATATTGAATGCAGACTTTTCATCAGCTGTCGATGATGATGCCATGTGCTGAATCACGGTCCCTGAATGACGCAATGAGTCTGCTTATCTTAGCAGACATTGTCAGGAATGCTTTTTCAGTGTGATCAGACAAAGCGTGCACTTACAAACGATTATTTTTTACATTTCACTGTCCTGATTTGCTACTCAGATATCATCCTATACCCAAATAACCTGAAGATGCAGGTTCCTTAGGTATAAGTCACTTTACAGAAACATTTTTTTCAGAAAAATCTATCTTCCTGAGCAAATACAGAGAAACGAAACTTACCTGCTCATTTTTCCGGAAAATCGCTCTCAATGTGATATTAATCACATAAAAATAAACCCCGATAAAAATTACAAACATAAAACTAATTTTTAATATAAAATTAAAAACAAGTTAAAAATATTTGAAAACATCGTTTCAATTTTTAATGTGTGATGGTTTTGAAATCTGTTTTCTTATTATTTTAAGAATCTGTGCTCGGGTATAATAAAACCATATCCGTTTGCATACGATAACAAAGCCACCGCTCCCCCCGGTGGCTTTGTTCCTCTTCCCACAGGGTCTGATGACCTCTAGCGTTTCCGGTCATGATGTACAGCATCCAGAATAAAGTCTCTGAAAGCCTGATTTGCTCTGGAAAGATAGGTATCCTTTCGCCATGCGAGGCTGAGTTCAATCACAAACGACTCTGTAAACGGGCGGGTCACAATATGATCGTCTTGCTGAACTGCAATTTTCCACATCGGACAAATGGCATACCCTTGTCGGATAATCGCCTTCGTTAAAGGTAACAGGTTGGTTGTAAAAGCAATTTTAGGTTGAATTTGTTCCTGTCGGCTAATCGTCTCGATTAATGAGTGGTGATAATAACCTTTGCGGAACAAAACCAGCTCGCAAGAGAGAAAGTCACTGTACTGAATGGTCTCTTTTTCTGCCAGCGGATGATCCTCTGCCATACAAACAACCATTTCTTCTTCCAGCAACCGCTCACTATCAAGCTCCGGCAAGACATCATTACTGGCGACAACACCCAGCTCAAGCTCACCATTGAGAAGTGCCTGGCGAATGCTTCGTGTACCTGAATCAACGATATTCACACTTAATCCAGGATACTGATGCTTAAATGCCATCAACAACGGTGGCAGAAAATAGGAGCCCAGCATACTTGGCACGCCAACCTGAACTTCGCCGTGATCTAATCCTTCGAACGCCTGCATTAACAATTTAGCATCATTTGCCTGATTCAGTATTTGCCGGGCATGTTGTAAAAAAGCCTGGCCTTCACTGGTCAGGCTTACTCCCCGCTCCCGTCGGTGAAACAGGGGAAGTTTCAGTTCGGACTCAAGCTTTTTAATGCTGGCACTAATCGCTGGCTGAGCCAGCGACAACTGCCGGGCGGCACCGGATATCGACCCTTGCTCAACAACGGCAACAAAATACTGAAGCTGTTTTAATTCCATCCGGATGACCACCATAAACATCGAATTGACCGCCATAAATTATATTTATGGATAGTATAAAAACAACATATTTTATTTATTCTGATCAAAACGGTATGCTGCCCGCATATTCCAACCAATCCGTATATACCCAAGCGACCTGAAGATGTGGAGATATCAGCCAAAGTGAAAAACCTGACCCGATACAACCGTTTAGTCCTGGCTGTTTGCCTCTGTTCTGTTGTGACATTTGCTAATATCTATTGGTTGCAACCATTGCTTCCATTGATTCAGAAAAGCTTTCATCTGAATACTCTGGACACTAACTTAGCGATGTCTGCACCACTGTTGGGAATCGGGGTCGGATTAATTCTGTTTGCCAGCTGGTCTGATGCAGTCGGGCGACGCAAAATTTTGTTAGCAGGTACAGCGTTCGGTATTGGGGTATCGATCCTGCTGCCTTTCGTCGAAAGCTATGCTTTATTTCTGACATTAAGATTTTTTCAGGGCATGTTTCTCGCGGTCTGCCCGGCAGTGGCCGTTCCGCTGTTAAGAGAAGAACTGAGAAAGAGCTGGCTGGCTTCTGCTGTCGGTCTCTATATTGCGGCCAACACGCTGGGTGGATTATGCAGCCGGATTCTTGGTGGTACCGGAGCTGCTTATTTTAACAACTGGAATGCTGCCGGATATATTCTGGGCGGAATCAGCCTGTTCTTTTTTGTTGCCATCTATATGTTACTGCCAGAACAGCACCATTTCCGGCCGGAAAAATTTTGTATCCGTTCCTGTCTGAATGGTTATATAAGCCATATGAAACGCCCGCAGTTAGTTCTGATTTATCTGCTTATCGGGCTGGCATTCGGCACTTATGTGAATCAGTACAACTACCTGATGCTCACACTGAGCGAAGCGCCCTATTATATTCCCAGCGATCTGCGCAGCCTGCTGTTTCTGACACTGCTTGGCGGAACAGCCAGCGCTTCAATGGTC harbors:
- a CDS encoding MFS transporter, translated to MKNLTRYNRLVLAVCLCSVVTFANIYWLQPLLPLIQKSFHLNTLDTNLAMSAPLLGIGVGLILFASWSDAVGRRKILLAGTAFGIGVSILLPFVESYALFLTLRFFQGMFLAVCPAVAVPLLREELRKSWLASAVGLYIAANTLGGLCSRILGGTGAAYFNNWNAAGYILGGISLFFFVAIYMLLPEQHHFRPEKFCIRSCLNGYISHMKRPQLVLIYLLIGLAFGTYVNQYNYLMLTLSEAPYYIPSDLRSLLFLTLLGGTASASMVGRFSKKHSLISGVITGLFMMLLANICLSFSQMPMIIIGLILTSVGFFFCHAQASTLIGRSVSTAKGSAMALYSLFYYTGASLGVFALEPFYQVWGWQGILGCTRIALVLCILWVLLYQMVDREKRKSVRTV
- a CDS encoding LysR family transcriptional regulator; the protein is MAVNSMFMVVIRMELKQLQYFVAVVEQGSISGAARQLSLAQPAISASIKKLESELKLPLFHRRERGVSLTSEGQAFLQHARQILNQANDAKLLMQAFEGLDHGEVQVGVPSMLGSYFLPPLLMAFKHQYPGLSVNIVDSGTRSIRQALLNGELELGVVASNDVLPELDSERLLEEEMVVCMAEDHPLAEKETIQYSDFLSCELVLFRKGYYHHSLIETISRQEQIQPKIAFTTNLLPLTKAIIRQGYAICPMWKIAVQQDDHIVTRPFTESFVIELSLAWRKDTYLSRANQAFRDFILDAVHHDRKR